In Sphingobium sp. Z007, one DNA window encodes the following:
- the traA gene encoding Ti-type conjugative transfer relaxase TraA, with the protein MAIFHLSVKVISRSSGRSAVAAAAYRGAERLHDERLDRDHDFTNKDGVVHSEVLLPEGAPEEFADREKLWNAVEAAEKRKDAQLAREVEFAIPRELTKEQGIELAREFAEAEFVEKGMIADLNVHWDIGADGQPKPHAHVMLTMRGVGKDGFGPKVRDWNKAELVEQWRERWAEHVNQRLAELDIDARIDHRSLEAQGIPLEPQDKIGPAASRMGVRGLEAERIEEHRAVAQRNGERIIANPAVALDAITHSQATFTNRDLAMFVHRHSDGKEQFDLAMNAVRGSSDLVALGKNGRGEERFTSRQMIETEQRLGRASELLAERERHQVEDRGREGALALATERGMVLSGEQRAAFEHVTDGRGLSVIVGYAGTGKSAMLGVAREAWESAGYTVRGAALSGIAAEGLEHGSGIASRTIASLEHQWGQGRELLTSRDVLVIDEAGMVGTRQMERVLSHAANAGAKVVLVGDPQQLQAIEAGAAFRAVHERHGGVEISEVRRQHEGWQQDATRHLATGRTGLAIQAYGERGMVHFAEMREAARGELIERWNRDRQASPGDTRIILTHTNDEVRELNDAARGKLRTSGELGDDVTIRAERGERQFASGDRIMFLRNERCLGVKNGTLGTIEQVTPQRMAVRTDDGRNVAFDTKDYAHLDHGYAATIHKAQGMTVDRTHVLATPGMDSHGAYVALSRHRDGLALHYGRDDFADQSKLVRTLSRERGKDMASDYKPEQQFAERRGITFRERIVEIARQLPERAKSIFAGFRPQANRLEALPTEQVGLSDQRRAVERYARAAADIGQMREQGLPILPHQRDALEKAGKALDAIRPHGTADLASALQRQPSLAREAADGRSQGAIRAMQLEAEIRVDPTQRADRFVSDWQRLGQARQAMQRDGDSKGAQRLTNRMTDMAKGLERDAQVESLLRSRARELGIKTELGRDLARDLAASISMERSRSIGLGL; encoded by the coding sequence ATGGCGATCTTCCACCTCTCCGTCAAAGTCATCAGCCGGTCGAGCGGGCGCAGCGCCGTGGCCGCCGCAGCTTATCGCGGGGCTGAGCGGCTGCACGACGAACGGCTCGACCGCGATCATGACTTCACCAACAAGGACGGGGTCGTCCATTCCGAAGTGCTGCTGCCGGAAGGCGCGCCGGAGGAATTCGCCGACCGCGAAAAACTCTGGAACGCGGTCGAAGCCGCCGAGAAGCGCAAGGACGCGCAGCTTGCCCGCGAGGTCGAATTCGCCATTCCGCGCGAGCTGACAAAGGAACAGGGCATCGAACTGGCACGGGAGTTTGCCGAGGCCGAATTCGTCGAAAAGGGCATGATTGCCGATCTCAATGTCCATTGGGATATTGGCGCAGACGGCCAGCCCAAGCCCCACGCGCATGTCATGCTCACCATGCGCGGAGTCGGCAAAGACGGGTTCGGCCCGAAGGTGCGCGACTGGAACAAGGCCGAACTGGTCGAGCAATGGCGCGAGCGCTGGGCCGAGCATGTCAACCAGCGCCTCGCAGAACTCGATATCGACGCGCGGATCGATCACCGCAGCCTGGAGGCGCAAGGCATCCCGCTGGAGCCGCAGGACAAGATCGGTCCCGCCGCATCGCGCATGGGCGTGCGCGGGCTTGAGGCCGAGCGGATCGAGGAACACCGCGCTGTCGCACAGCGCAATGGCGAGCGGATTATCGCCAATCCCGCTGTCGCGCTCGACGCGATCACGCACAGCCAGGCCACCTTCACGAACCGCGACCTTGCCATGTTCGTGCACCGGCACAGCGACGGGAAAGAGCAATTCGATTTGGCGATGAACGCGGTTCGCGGATCATCCGACCTTGTCGCACTGGGCAAGAACGGACGCGGCGAAGAGCGTTTCACATCGCGTCAGATGATCGAGACCGAGCAGCGGCTTGGTCGCGCATCGGAACTGCTGGCGGAACGCGAGCGGCATCAGGTCGAAGATCGTGGCCGGGAAGGAGCGCTAGCGCTCGCTACGGAACGCGGTATGGTGCTATCCGGCGAGCAGCGCGCAGCATTCGAGCATGTCACCGATGGGCGCGGCCTCAGTGTCATTGTCGGCTATGCTGGGACCGGCAAGAGCGCGATGCTGGGCGTCGCGCGCGAGGCATGGGAGAGCGCGGGCTATACCGTTCGCGGTGCCGCGCTGTCCGGCATTGCCGCCGAGGGGCTGGAGCACGGTTCGGGCATTGCCTCGCGCACCATCGCCAGCCTTGAACATCAATGGGGCCAGGGCCGCGAATTGCTCACGTCGCGCGATGTGCTGGTCATCGACGAAGCAGGCATGGTCGGCACGCGCCAGATGGAGCGCGTCCTCTCCCATGCCGCCAATGCTGGCGCGAAAGTTGTCCTCGTCGGCGACCCGCAGCAGCTTCAGGCCATCGAAGCCGGAGCAGCCTTTCGCGCGGTCCATGAACGGCACGGCGGCGTCGAAATCAGTGAGGTCCGCCGTCAGCACGAAGGCTGGCAGCAGGATGCCACCCGTCATCTCGCTACAGGGCGCACAGGCTTAGCCATCCAGGCCTATGGCGAACGCGGCATGGTGCATTTTGCGGAGATGCGGGAGGCGGCGCGTGGCGAGCTGATCGAGCGTTGGAATCGCGACCGGCAGGCCAGCCCCGGTGATACGCGGATCATCCTCACCCACACCAATGACGAGGTGCGGGAACTCAATGACGCGGCGCGCGGAAAGCTGCGCACCAGTGGCGAGCTGGGCGACGACGTGACCATCCGCGCCGAGCGCGGCGAGCGCCAGTTCGCCAGCGGCGACCGCATCATGTTCCTGCGCAATGAGCGGTGCCTGGGCGTCAAGAATGGCACACTGGGCACCATTGAGCAGGTGACGCCGCAGCGCATGGCCGTGCGCACCGACGATGGCCGCAACGTTGCCTTCGACACAAAAGACTATGCTCACCTCGATCATGGCTACGCCGCGACGATCCACAAGGCGCAGGGCATGACAGTGGACCGCACACATGTGCTGGCAACGCCGGGGATGGACAGCCACGGGGCCTATGTCGCGCTGTCCCGCCACCGTGATGGCCTTGCCCTGCATTATGGGCGCGATGACTTCGCCGATCAGTCCAAACTTGTCCGCACGCTCAGCCGCGAGCGCGGCAAGGACATGGCGAGCGACTACAAACCCGAACAGCAGTTCGCCGAACGGCGCGGCATCACCTTCCGCGAACGTATCGTGGAGATCGCCCGGCAATTGCCGGAACGGGCGAAGTCGATCTTCGCAGGCTTCCGTCCGCAGGCCAACCGGCTCGAAGCGCTGCCCACCGAACAGGTTGGTCTTTCCGATCAGCGCCGGGCCGTCGAACGCTACGCTCGCGCCGCCGCTGATATCGGACAAATGCGCGAGCAGGGATTGCCGATCCTGCCACACCAGCGCGACGCGCTGGAGAAGGCCGGAAAGGCGCTCGACGCAATCCGGCCCCATGGCACAGCCGACCTCGCCAGCGCCTTGCAGCGCCAACCCTCGTTGGCCCGTGAGGCCGCCGATGGTCGCAGCCAGGGCGCGATCCGGGCCATGCAGCTCGAAGCTGAAATCCGCGTCGATCCCACTCAGCGTGCAGACCGCTTTGTCAGCGACTGGCAGCGGCTTGGGCAGGCGCGTCAGGCGATGCAGCGCGATGGCGACAGCAAGGGCGCGCAGAGGCTCACAAACCGCATGACGGACATGGCGAAGGGGCTGGAGCGCGACGCGCAGGTTGAATCCCTGCTGCGCAGCCGCGCCCGCGAGCTGGGCATCAAGACAGAACTCGGTCGCGATCTGGCCCGCGACCTTGCCGCTTCCATCTCGATGGAGCGGAGCCGGTCAATCGGTCTGGGCCTGTAG
- a CDS encoding circularly permuted type 2 ATP-grasp protein gives MPFHEMFEPDGSIRPCYDEVQKWVERTGIAGLNRRMDEAEAIFRRIGITFAVYGEGGDPERLIPFDLLPRIFTANEWRVLDKGIRQRARALNAFLHDVYHRGEIVKAGIMPADIIYKNSAYLAEMADFTPPGKVYSHIVGIDIVRTGPGSFEVLEDNCRTPSGVSYMLENREIMTRMFPELFNQGIVAPVDDYPAELLKSLKEVAPPACKGDPVVVVLTPGSLNSAYYEHSFLADLMGVELVEPADLFVDEDRVWMKTTLGPKAVDVIYRRIDDEYLDPLVFRADSLLGVPGIFNVYRNGGVTLASAPGAGIADDKAVYIYVPEMIRFYLGEKPILDNIQTWQCGKPDELAYVLENLHELVGKEVHGSGGYGMLIGPKSTKDEVAAYAARIRANPGEFIAQPTLDLSTVPTLGPAAVVGRHADFRPYCLVGKQIRLVPGGLTRVALTEGSLVVNSSQGGGVKDTWVLQD, from the coding sequence TTGCCCTTCCATGAAATGTTTGAGCCGGATGGTTCGATACGCCCCTGTTATGACGAAGTGCAGAAGTGGGTGGAGCGAACGGGCATTGCCGGACTCAATCGCCGCATGGATGAGGCCGAGGCGATCTTCCGCCGCATCGGCATCACCTTCGCCGTCTATGGCGAGGGCGGCGATCCCGAACGACTGATCCCTTTCGACCTGTTGCCGCGTATCTTCACCGCGAACGAATGGCGCGTGCTGGACAAGGGCATCCGCCAGCGGGCGCGGGCGCTCAACGCCTTTCTGCACGACGTCTATCATCGCGGCGAAATCGTGAAGGCTGGCATCATGCCCGCCGACATCATCTACAAGAACAGCGCCTATCTGGCGGAAATGGCCGACTTCACCCCGCCGGGGAAGGTCTATAGCCATATCGTGGGCATCGATATCGTGCGCACTGGTCCTGGCAGTTTCGAAGTGCTGGAGGATAATTGCCGCACCCCGTCCGGCGTCTCCTACATGCTCGAAAATCGCGAGATCATGACGCGCATGTTCCCGGAGCTGTTCAACCAGGGCATCGTCGCGCCGGTGGACGATTATCCCGCCGAACTGCTCAAAAGCCTGAAGGAAGTCGCACCGCCTGCGTGCAAGGGCGATCCGGTCGTGGTCGTGCTGACCCCCGGTTCGCTCAACAGCGCCTATTATGAGCACAGCTTCCTCGCCGACCTGATGGGCGTCGAACTGGTGGAACCGGCCGACCTGTTCGTCGACGAAGACCGGGTGTGGATGAAGACCACGCTGGGTCCGAAGGCGGTGGACGTCATCTATCGCCGCATCGACGATGAATATCTCGATCCCTTGGTGTTCCGCGCCGACAGCCTGCTCGGCGTGCCGGGCATCTTCAACGTCTATCGCAACGGCGGCGTCACGCTGGCGTCTGCGCCGGGCGCGGGGATCGCGGACGACAAGGCGGTCTATATCTACGTGCCGGAGATGATCCGCTTCTATCTGGGCGAAAAGCCGATCCTCGACAATATCCAGACCTGGCAGTGCGGCAAGCCCGACGAGTTGGCCTATGTGCTGGAAAATCTGCACGAACTGGTCGGCAAGGAAGTCCATGGATCCGGTGGCTATGGCATGTTGATCGGCCCCAAATCGACCAAGGACGAGGTCGCTGCCTATGCCGCGCGGATCAGGGCCAATCCCGGCGAATTCATCGCCCAGCCGACGCTCGACCTGTCCACCGTGCCGACGCTCGGTCCCGCGGCGGTCGTCGGCCGCCACGCCGATTTCCGCCCCTATTGCCTGGTCGGCAAGCAGATTCGCCTGGTCCCCGGCGGCCTGACCCGCGTCGCGCTGACCGAAGGGTCGCTGGTGGTGAACTCCAGCCAGGGCGGCGGGGTCAAGGATACCTGGGTGTTGCAGGATTGA
- a CDS encoding DUF6118 family protein, with protein MNTDTDDVELTLDLEPEPDPDPPAPDVACDPAAEAFARLEGELALMRRAVQHLAAERADIVIPDYGATLTDMAKRMGAISDNLKAMASNPAMQMTPDSIGNRIAAAAEAARRSDQDRISQARSDLSHAAQEMRSVISHARTATEQRQQLYQVAGGALLAGILLWSFLPGTIARAMPESWHWPERMAARMVGSSTRWGAGARLMQSDIPEAWNALVQSADIQRDNRDAIDACRKSAATSKQAVRCTVKIRQSSPEGETAATPVEAATRSQKGA; from the coding sequence ATGAATACCGATACGGATGACGTGGAACTGACCCTGGACCTTGAGCCGGAACCCGATCCCGACCCGCCAGCCCCAGATGTCGCATGCGATCCCGCCGCTGAGGCCTTCGCCCGCCTTGAAGGCGAACTGGCGCTCATGCGCCGGGCGGTCCAGCACCTCGCAGCCGAACGCGCCGACATTGTCATCCCCGATTATGGCGCAACCCTGACCGACATGGCCAAGCGGATGGGCGCAATCAGCGACAACCTGAAGGCCATGGCCAGTAATCCGGCGATGCAGATGACGCCTGACAGCATCGGCAATCGGATTGCCGCCGCAGCCGAAGCCGCGCGGCGCAGCGATCAGGACAGGATCAGTCAGGCCCGGAGCGACTTGAGCCACGCCGCTCAGGAGATGCGCAGCGTCATCTCCCATGCGCGCACCGCCACCGAGCAGCGGCAGCAGCTCTACCAGGTAGCAGGCGGAGCGTTGCTGGCAGGAATCCTGCTATGGTCCTTCCTTCCAGGCACCATTGCCCGCGCGATGCCGGAAAGCTGGCACTGGCCCGAGCGTATGGCGGCGCGGATGGTTGGCTCATCCACGCGCTGGGGTGCAGGTGCACGGCTGATGCAGAGCGACATCCCTGAGGCATGGAATGCACTAGTGCAGTCCGCTGACATCCAACGCGACAACCGCGATGCCATTGACGCTTGTCGGAAGTCCGCTGCAACCTCGAAGCAGGCAGTCCGATGCACCGTCAAGATTCGTCAAAGCAGTCCAGAAGGGGAAACAGCCGCAACGCCAGTGGAGGCCGCGACACGATCCCAGAAAGGGGCATAA
- the trxB gene encoding thioredoxin-disulfide reductase yields the protein MTATHSTRMLILGSGPAGLSAAIYGARAGLAPIVVQGMQPGGQLTITTDVENYPGFRDVIQGPWLMEQMQAQAEHVGAQMMYDQIVDVDLSERPFRLRGDGGTLYVADTLVICTGAQAKWLGVEGEEHLQGKGVSACATCDGFFYRGKKVVVIGGGNTAVEEALYLTNHSHDVTLIHRRDSLRAEKILQQRLFAHPNIKVLWNKAVDKFVGGGTPEGLVGVDLIDTVTGEKSHEPTDGGFVAIGHHPATELFTGKLPMDEGYLLVEKGTTHTAIPGVFAAGDVTDKIYRQAVTAAGMGCMAALDVEKFLAEQDFEAMVEA from the coding sequence ATGACCGCCACCCACAGCACCCGCATGTTGATCCTCGGTTCCGGCCCCGCGGGCCTGTCCGCCGCCATCTACGGCGCGCGCGCGGGCCTGGCGCCGATCGTGGTGCAGGGGATGCAGCCGGGCGGGCAGCTCACCATCACCACCGACGTCGAAAATTATCCCGGCTTTCGCGACGTGATCCAGGGACCGTGGCTGATGGAGCAGATGCAGGCGCAGGCCGAGCATGTCGGCGCGCAGATGATGTATGACCAGATCGTCGACGTGGACCTCTCGGAACGCCCCTTCCGCCTGCGCGGCGACGGCGGCACGCTCTATGTGGCCGACACATTGGTCATCTGCACCGGCGCGCAGGCCAAATGGCTGGGCGTGGAGGGCGAGGAGCATTTGCAGGGCAAGGGCGTGTCCGCCTGCGCCACCTGCGACGGCTTCTTCTATCGCGGCAAGAAGGTGGTGGTGATCGGCGGCGGCAACACCGCGGTCGAGGAAGCGCTCTACCTCACCAACCACAGCCATGACGTCACCCTGATCCACCGCCGCGATTCGCTGCGCGCGGAAAAGATCCTGCAACAGCGGCTGTTCGCGCATCCGAACATCAAAGTGCTCTGGAACAAGGCGGTCGATAAATTCGTGGGCGGCGGCACGCCCGAAGGCCTGGTCGGCGTCGACCTGATCGACACGGTGACTGGCGAGAAGTCGCATGAGCCGACCGACGGCGGCTTTGTCGCGATCGGCCATCATCCCGCGACCGAATTGTTCACTGGCAAGCTGCCGATGGACGAAGGCTATCTGCTGGTGGAAAAGGGCACGACCCACACGGCGATCCCCGGCGTGTTCGCGGCCGGCGACGTCACCGACAAAATCTACCGCCAGGCCGTAACCGCGGCGGGCATGGGCTGCATGGCCGCGCTCGACGTTGAAAAATTCCTGGCGGAACAGGATTTCGAGGCAATGGTGGAGGCCTAA
- a CDS encoding conjugal transfer protein TraD, with product MRKPRDFDSELKALADKARQLKERRVQQLGELVIATGADATDAETLAGALLVIAETSEAQRKEAWRKRGAVFFQSKTRKRGDGTQGQPDGTLPLDGGAA from the coding sequence ATGCGTAAACCCCGTGACTTTGATTCGGAACTGAAAGCGCTCGCCGACAAGGCGAGGCAACTGAAGGAACGCCGCGTGCAGCAGCTCGGCGAACTGGTGATCGCCACCGGGGCCGATGCGACCGACGCGGAAACGCTGGCCGGTGCGCTGCTCGTCATCGCGGAAACCAGCGAAGCCCAACGGAAGGAGGCGTGGCGCAAGCGCGGCGCTGTCTTCTTTCAGAGCAAGACGCGCAAACGTGGCGACGGAACTCAAGGCCAGCCGGATGGCACTCTCCCGCTTGACGGCGGCGCGGCATAG
- a CDS encoding alpha-E domain-containing protein encodes MLSRTAENLYWMARYMERAEATARLLTMGQRMAILPGAHHRDEWRSVVRATGAEHRFPEGTTVTESDAVAFLMLDADNPSSIRSCLLKARSNAKSARTMLTQDMWEALNDGWRKLDSYDVGEARQQLPTLIDWVKTRVMTFRGATHSGQLRNEGHDFLRCGSALERAQMTLRLLDVKYYVLLPETEVIGGNRDHYQWTSVLHALSGSRAYHHVYGGTYTPWQITDFLMLNRMFPRSVAYCYDQLAYRLNRLAGWHNARAACHDTVHDMVVALEKLDSGEIFRFGLHETVQHGLSMTNRLGGEIAQAYHFG; translated from the coding sequence ATGCTGAGCCGGACCGCCGAAAATCTCTACTGGATGGCGCGCTATATGGAGCGGGCGGAGGCCACCGCGCGGCTGCTGACCATGGGGCAGCGCATGGCGATCCTGCCCGGCGCGCATCATCGCGACGAATGGCGATCGGTCGTGCGCGCCACCGGGGCGGAACATCGCTTCCCCGAAGGCACAACCGTCACCGAAAGCGACGCCGTCGCCTTCCTGATGCTGGACGCCGACAATCCCAGCTCGATCCGCTCCTGCCTGCTGAAGGCGCGGTCCAACGCCAAGTCCGCCCGCACCATGCTGACCCAGGATATGTGGGAAGCGTTGAACGACGGTTGGCGCAAGCTCGACAGCTATGATGTCGGCGAAGCGCGCCAGCAACTGCCCACGCTGATCGATTGGGTCAAGACACGCGTCATGACCTTCCGCGGCGCCACCCATTCCGGTCAGTTGCGCAATGAAGGCCATGATTTCCTGCGCTGCGGCTCCGCGCTGGAGCGGGCGCAGATGACGCTGCGGCTGCTTGACGTCAAATATTATGTCCTCCTGCCCGAAACCGAAGTGATCGGCGGCAATCGTGACCATTATCAATGGACTTCGGTGTTGCACGCTCTGTCGGGCAGCCGCGCCTATCATCATGTCTATGGCGGCACCTACACCCCCTGGCAGATCACTGATTTCCTGATGCTAAACCGCATGTTCCCACGCAGCGTCGCCTATTGCTACGACCAACTGGCCTATCGGCTCAATCGCCTCGCGGGCTGGCATAACGCTCGCGCCGCCTGTCACGATACGGTGCACGATATGGTCGTGGCGCTGGAAAAGCTCGACAGCGGCGAAATCTTCCGCTTCGGCCTGCATGAAACGGTGCAGCACGGCCTCTCGATGACCAACCGGCTGGGCGGGGAAATCGCGCAGGCCTATCATTTCGGCTGA
- a CDS encoding alpha/beta hydrolase, giving the protein MSRFSRALASGAIAVSLTLTGCAGAVRDQIYKANEAPIDIAQWTRVQPQTLPVRTADGLALTGYYWPGDPMDRDVILFFHGRGSNQGVAARYAEHLTGRGDHVIVVSYRGFGGNPGSPTQAGLMTDGRAYIDRARLLIGSNVRIFLVGHSLGGAVALHVAATVPVAGVVTLSTFDKLAESAPGGVSALLPDKWNNLDAATKIKAPLVMIHGTADDRVDMGQASALFAAASHPADWLIAPGAGHNPDMATLGPLVSEAIEAVDDDALDSYPAALPAGWEVRRK; this is encoded by the coding sequence ATGAGCCGTTTTAGCCGGGCCCTGGCGTCAGGCGCGATTGCCGTGTCGCTCACCCTGACCGGCTGTGCTGGCGCGGTGCGCGATCAGATTTACAAGGCGAACGAGGCGCCAATCGATATCGCCCAATGGACCCGTGTCCAGCCGCAGACGCTGCCGGTGCGGACGGCGGACGGGCTTGCGCTGACCGGCTATTACTGGCCCGGCGACCCGATGGACCGCGACGTCATCCTCTTCTTTCACGGCCGGGGATCGAACCAGGGCGTGGCAGCCCGCTACGCCGAACATCTCACCGGCCGCGGCGACCATGTCATCGTCGTGTCCTATCGCGGCTTTGGCGGCAATCCGGGCAGCCCGACGCAGGCCGGGCTGATGACCGACGGCCGCGCCTATATCGATCGGGCGCGCCTGCTGATCGGATCGAACGTGCGCATCTTCCTGGTCGGCCATTCGCTGGGCGGGGCGGTGGCGCTGCATGTCGCGGCGACGGTGCCGGTGGCTGGCGTCGTCACCCTGTCCACCTTCGACAAGCTCGCTGAGTCCGCACCGGGCGGGGTGAGCGCCCTGCTGCCCGACAAATGGAATAATCTGGACGCAGCGACCAAGATAAAGGCGCCGCTGGTGATGATCCACGGCACCGCCGACGACCGCGTCGATATGGGTCAGGCCAGCGCCCTGTTCGCCGCCGCCAGCCATCCTGCCGACTGGCTGATCGCGCCGGGCGCTGGCCACAATCCCGATATGGCGACGCTTGGCCCGCTGGTCAGCGAGGCGATTGAGGCGGTGGATGACGACGCCCTGGACAGCTATCCCGCCGCCTTGCCCGCCGGTTGGGAAGTCCGGCGGAAATGA
- a CDS encoding transglutaminase family protein translates to MKLLVRHQTVYRYAATAGRVAMRLKLMPVDTPTQTVLDWRVSINDAPLTNFRRNSYGEMETIWIRHDRLDHAVIVAEGLVDTRESHGVVGHLDSRVDTRYFLRDTPLTQASDAIAAMARAVPPGAGPLAQLHALSAAVSDAVQYRSGVTTSATTAAQAFALGAGVCQDHAQIFIAAARTLGRPARYVSGYLLAGDSSALHETHGWAEAHVPGLGWIGFDPSNRVCVTERYLRLASGLDADDAAPIRGSVTVAGDIWIDADVRIAQAEDGVEERQLQRQQQQSVPPPEQTG, encoded by the coding sequence ATGAAATTGCTGGTTCGCCACCAGACCGTCTATCGCTACGCCGCCACCGCGGGCCGGGTGGCGATGCGGCTCAAGCTGATGCCGGTCGATACGCCCACGCAGACCGTGCTGGACTGGCGGGTCAGCATCAACGACGCGCCGCTCACCAATTTCCGCCGCAACAGCTATGGCGAGATGGAGACGATCTGGATTCGCCACGACCGGCTCGACCATGCGGTGATCGTGGCGGAGGGGCTGGTCGATACCCGCGAAAGCCATGGCGTGGTCGGTCACCTCGATAGCCGCGTCGATACCCGCTATTTCCTGCGCGACACGCCATTGACCCAAGCGTCGGACGCCATCGCCGCCATGGCCCGCGCGGTGCCGCCCGGCGCAGGCCCACTGGCGCAGCTTCATGCGCTCTCGGCCGCGGTCAGCGACGCGGTCCAGTATCGATCCGGCGTCACCACGTCGGCCACCACAGCGGCGCAGGCCTTCGCGCTGGGCGCGGGCGTGTGCCAGGACCATGCCCAGATCTTCATCGCCGCCGCCCGCACGCTGGGGCGGCCCGCCCGCTATGTGTCGGGCTATCTGCTGGCCGGCGACAGCAGCGCGCTGCATGAAACCCATGGCTGGGCCGAAGCGCATGTGCCGGGCCTGGGCTGGATCGGATTCGATCCGTCCAACCGGGTGTGCGTAACCGAACGCTATCTGCGCCTGGCGAGTGGCCTGGACGCCGACGACGCCGCGCCGATCCGTGGCTCCGTCACCGTCGCGGGCGATATCTGGATTGACGCGGACGTTCGTATCGCGCAGGCGGAGGACGGCGTCGAGGAACGACAGCTGCAACGGCAGCAACAACAAAGCGTCCCGCCGCCCGAACAGACGGGTTAA
- a CDS encoding conjugal transfer protein TraD, translating to MREWQVKRRERTRQLIELGGLVVKAGLVELADDDRATLYGAFLTVAAKLRGEEREKALVLWKRKGKRAFEESN from the coding sequence ATGCGCGAATGGCAGGTCAAGCGGCGCGAGCGGACGCGACAACTGATCGAACTCGGCGGCCTGGTCGTGAAGGCTGGGCTGGTTGAACTCGCCGACGATGATCGCGCTACGCTCTACGGCGCGTTTCTCACCGTCGCGGCCAAACTGCGGGGCGAGGAACGGGAAAAGGCGCTGGTGTTGTGGAAACGCAAAGGCAAGCGGGCATTTGAAGAGAGTAACTGA
- a CDS encoding peptidase, whose product MTYCVAVRVDQGLVMLSDTRTNAGMDNIARFRKSFTYHVPGERAITLMCSGNLSITQGVKATLSKAIKESQLDPDVETILNCDTMHRVAQIVGDAMQKMQQRYRENIEMGGSGSGASIMIAGQRKGGKPRLYLIYSAGNFIEATEDTPFFQIGEHKYGKPILDRIIKRETTLEDATKAVLVSMDSTLRSNLSVGMPLDLTVIPTDAFDFRVRTRIEADNEEFVTISQSWGAALRKGFEDLPNVLD is encoded by the coding sequence GTGACTTATTGTGTGGCCGTGCGCGTCGATCAGGGACTGGTCATGCTGTCCGACACCCGCACCAATGCGGGCATGGACAATATCGCGCGCTTTCGAAAGAGCTTCACCTATCATGTGCCGGGCGAGCGCGCGATCACGCTGATGTGTTCGGGCAATCTGTCGATCACCCAGGGGGTGAAGGCGACGCTGAGCAAGGCGATCAAGGAATCGCAACTTGACCCCGATGTCGAAACGATCCTGAACTGTGACACCATGCACCGCGTGGCGCAGATCGTGGGCGACGCGATGCAAAAGATGCAGCAGCGCTATCGCGAGAATATCGAAATGGGCGGATCGGGTTCGGGCGCATCGATCATGATCGCGGGCCAGCGCAAGGGCGGCAAGCCGCGCCTCTACCTCATCTATTCCGCCGGCAATTTCATCGAAGCGACCGAAGACACGCCCTTCTTCCAGATCGGCGAGCATAAATATGGCAAGCCCATCCTGGACCGCATCATCAAGCGCGAAACCACGCTGGAGGACGCGACCAAGGCGGTGCTGGTCTCGATGGATTCGACCCTGCGCTCCAACCTATCGGTCGGCATGCCGCTCGACCTGACGGTCATCCCCACCGACGCCTTCGACTTCCGTGTCCGCACCCGGATCGAGGCGGACAATGAGGAGTTTGTCACCATCTCCCAAAGCTGGGGCGCGGCGCTGCGCAAGGGGTTTGAGGATTTGCCCAACGTCTTGGATTGA